The following coding sequences are from one Limnobacter sp. SAORIC-580 window:
- the hemF gene encoding oxygen-dependent coproporphyrinogen oxidase, translating into MTPSELNQVKQYLQGLQSSIIEGIGQFESKPFLNDSWERAEGGGGCSRVLEEGSLLERGGVNFSHVMGDKLPGSATASRQGLAGASFEAMGVSLVFHPRNPYVPTVHMNVRLFAATTVEGESVWWFGGGMDLTPYYGFEEDAKHFHQSCKNALDPFGAHYHAKFKKWCDEYFYLKHRKEPRGVGGVFFDDFSELGFEQSFAMTRSVGDAFLKGYLPIVERRMNMAYGERERDFQAYRRGRYVEFNLVFDRGTLFGLQSGGRTESILMSMPPQVKWRYDWQPEAGSAEARLYTDFLVDRDWLAA; encoded by the coding sequence ATGACACCTTCTGAACTGAATCAGGTAAAGCAATACCTTCAAGGCCTGCAAAGCAGCATCATCGAGGGCATTGGTCAGTTCGAAAGCAAACCTTTTTTGAACGATTCCTGGGAGCGTGCAGAAGGTGGCGGCGGTTGCAGCCGCGTGCTGGAAGAAGGCAGCTTGCTGGAGCGTGGCGGTGTCAATTTCAGCCATGTAATGGGCGACAAGTTGCCCGGCTCAGCCACTGCCAGCCGCCAGGGCCTTGCTGGTGCCAGTTTTGAAGCAATGGGTGTATCACTGGTATTTCACCCCCGCAACCCTTATGTACCCACAGTACACATGAATGTGCGCCTGTTTGCAGCCACTACTGTGGAAGGCGAATCGGTGTGGTGGTTCGGCGGCGGCATGGACTTAACTCCCTATTATGGTTTTGAAGAAGACGCGAAGCACTTTCACCAAAGCTGCAAAAATGCGTTGGATCCCTTCGGTGCGCACTACCATGCCAAGTTCAAGAAATGGTGTGACGAGTATTTTTACCTGAAGCACCGCAAAGAACCCCGCGGTGTAGGCGGTGTGTTTTTCGATGATTTTTCCGAGCTGGGTTTTGAGCAGAGCTTTGCAATGACCCGCAGCGTGGGCGATGCCTTTTTGAAAGGCTACCTGCCCATTGTTGAGCGCCGCATGAACATGGCCTACGGCGAACGCGAACGCGACTTCCAGGCCTATCGGCGTGGTCGCTACGTTGAATTCAATTTGGTATTCGACCGTGGCACCCTGTTTGGCCTGCAAAGCGGTGGCCGCACAGAATCAATCCTGATGAGCATGCCCCCGCAGGTGAAATGGCGCTATGACTGGCAACCTGAGGCAGGCAGCGCCGAGGCAAGGCTGTACACCGACTTTCTGGTGGACCGCGACTGGCTGGCGGCCTGA
- the purD gene encoding phosphoribosylamine--glycine ligase, with product MKILVIGSGGREHAMAWRICQTPGVTKVFVAPGNGGTALEAKMENVPISDLTELADFAAKEQVHLTVVGPEAPLAAGVVDLFRQRGLRIFGPAKLAAQLESSKDYAKAFMKRHKIPTAEYETFTDAAKAHDYVNAKGAPIVIKADGLAAGKGVVVAMSLEEAHQAIDDMLLGNSMGSAGSRVVIEEFLEGEEASFIVMVDGVNALAMASSQDHKRLLDGDQGPNTGGMGAYSPAPVVTPTMHARVMREVIYPTIAGMKKDGLVYTGFLYAGLMIDDKGDIKVLEFNCRMGDPETQPIMMRLKSDFVNLLDHAIDGTLDKVEAEWDRRTALGVVIAAHNYPQTPRTGDEITLRAEASDEAVVFHAGTVEKNGKAVTAGGRVLCATALGDTVRQAQAKAYELIDTISFDGMQFRSDIGYRAINRK from the coding sequence ATGAAAATTTTGGTGATTGGATCAGGCGGCCGCGAACATGCCATGGCATGGCGTATTTGCCAAACCCCGGGCGTAACAAAGGTATTTGTTGCTCCTGGCAATGGCGGTACTGCCCTGGAAGCCAAAATGGAAAATGTGCCAATCAGCGACCTGACCGAACTAGCCGATTTTGCAGCCAAAGAACAAGTGCACCTGACCGTGGTTGGTCCGGAAGCCCCATTGGCCGCGGGGGTGGTTGACCTGTTCCGCCAGCGCGGCTTGCGTATTTTTGGCCCAGCCAAACTTGCAGCCCAACTGGAAAGCTCGAAGGACTACGCCAAGGCCTTCATGAAGCGGCACAAAATTCCCACTGCGGAATATGAAACCTTTACCGATGCTGCCAAAGCCCACGATTATGTGAATGCCAAAGGTGCCCCCATTGTAATCAAGGCCGATGGCCTGGCCGCGGGCAAGGGCGTGGTGGTTGCCATGAGCCTCGAAGAAGCCCACCAGGCCATTGACGACATGTTGCTGGGCAACAGCATGGGCAGTGCCGGTTCCCGTGTCGTGATTGAAGAATTCCTGGAAGGCGAAGAGGCCAGCTTTATCGTGATGGTCGATGGTGTGAACGCTTTGGCCATGGCCAGCAGCCAAGACCACAAACGCCTGCTGGATGGCGACCAAGGCCCCAACACCGGTGGCATGGGTGCATACAGCCCCGCCCCCGTGGTTACGCCCACCATGCACGCCCGCGTGATGCGAGAGGTTATTTACCCCACCATCGCCGGCATGAAAAAAGACGGCCTGGTGTACACCGGCTTTTTGTATGCGGGCTTAATGATCGACGACAAGGGCGACATCAAGGTACTGGAGTTCAACTGCCGCATGGGCGACCCGGAAACCCAACCCATCATGATGCGCCTGAAAAGCGACTTCGTGAATTTGCTGGACCACGCCATTGATGGCACGCTGGACAAGGTTGAAGCAGAATGGGACCGCCGCACCGCTTTAGGCGTAGTGATTGCCGCGCACAACTACCCACAAACCCCGCGCACGGGCGATGAAATTACACTGCGCGCCGAAGCCAGCGACGAAGCGGTTGTATTTCATGCCGGAACTGTTGAAAAAAATGGCAAGGCAGTGACCGCGGGTGGTCGCGTGTTGTGCGCCACCGCCTTGGGCGACACCGTGCGCCAGGCACAGGCCAAAGCCTATGAATTGATCGACACTATCAGCTTTGATGGCATGCAGTTTAGAAGCGACATTGGCTACCGCGCCATCAATCGCAAGTAA
- a CDS encoding YebC/PmpR family DNA-binding transcriptional regulator, with protein MAGHSKWANIQHRKNRQDEKRGKVWTKIIREVSVAARVGGGDVATNPRLRLAMEKAAAANMPKDNVQRAIAKATGEAEGVNYEEIRYEGYGVGGAAVIIDCMTDNKVRTVAEVRHALTKHGGNLGTDGSVSFMFKHCGQFIFAPGNSEDAIMEVALENGADDVVTSDDGVIEVTCPVPDFHTLKTAFEAANMKFENAELTMKPASETELEGDDAIRMQKIIDMLEDLDDVQQVYTNVIINE; from the coding sequence ATGGCAGGACACAGTAAATGGGCCAACATTCAGCACCGCAAAAACCGGCAGGATGAAAAACGCGGCAAGGTGTGGACGAAAATCATTCGTGAAGTCAGCGTGGCGGCCCGAGTGGGCGGTGGCGATGTGGCCACGAACCCACGCTTACGCCTGGCCATGGAAAAGGCTGCTGCGGCCAACATGCCCAAAGACAACGTGCAGCGCGCCATTGCCAAAGCCACTGGTGAAGCAGAGGGCGTGAATTACGAAGAAATTCGCTACGAAGGCTATGGTGTGGGTGGCGCAGCCGTAATCATCGACTGCATGACGGACAACAAAGTGCGCACTGTGGCTGAAGTTCGCCATGCGCTGACCAAGCACGGTGGCAATTTGGGCACCGACGGTTCTGTTTCTTTCATGTTCAAGCATTGTGGTCAGTTTATTTTTGCCCCCGGCAACAGCGAAGATGCAATCATGGAAGTGGCGCTGGAGAATGGGGCCGATGATGTTGTTACTTCCGACGATGGCGTGATCGAGGTAACTTGCCCTGTACCCGATTTTCATACCCTGAAAACCGCTTTTGAAGCGGCGAACATGAAATTCGAAAACGCAGAGCTGACCATGAAACCTGCAAGCGAGACCGAGCTTGAGGGCGACGATGCCATTCGCATGCAAAAAATTATTGACATGCTGGAAGACCTGGACGACGTGCAACAGGTTTACACCAACGTGATCATCAACGAATAA
- the mscL gene encoding large conductance mechanosensitive channel protein MscL gives MSLLKDFKAFAVKGNVVDLAVAVIIGGAFSGIVKSLVDDVIMPIVGRIFGSLDFSNLYLPLAEIPAGVAPTLAAVKAAGVPVLAYGSFISVLINFIILAFIIFMMVRQVSKLTKALIKEEEAAPAAPAPTPEDILLLREIRDSLKK, from the coding sequence GTGAGTTTGCTCAAAGACTTCAAGGCGTTCGCAGTAAAAGGCAATGTGGTTGATTTGGCTGTGGCGGTGATCATTGGTGGTGCCTTCAGCGGCATCGTTAAAAGCCTGGTTGATGATGTCATCATGCCGATTGTGGGTCGTATTTTTGGCAGTCTCGATTTCTCCAATCTGTATTTGCCTTTGGCAGAAATTCCGGCGGGAGTGGCCCCCACGCTGGCCGCCGTCAAGGCTGCTGGCGTGCCTGTGTTGGCCTATGGCAGCTTTATCTCGGTGCTGATTAATTTCATTATTTTGGCCTTCATTATTTTCATGATGGTTCGTCAGGTCAGCAAATTGACCAAAGCTCTGATCAAGGAAGAGGAGGCCGCACCAGCCGCGCCAGCACCCACTCCTGAAGATATTCTGTTGCTTCGTGAAATCCGTGATTCCTTGAAGAAGTAA
- a CDS encoding D-amino acid dehydrogenase translates to MKAIVLGAGVTGITSAWFLKKEGFDVTVVDRQPAAGMETSFANGGQISVSHAEPWANPGAPKKVLKWLMKEDAPLLFRLRADARQWRWGMQFLRECTPERTRHNIIQMVNLGTFSRSTLQELRAETGIQYNCLTKGILHFYTNQQEFDDALEPAEIMREFGCDRKVISAEEAVRLEPALATVKDKIAGATFTDADESGDAHVFTQNLSKLCAEKGVEFKYDTAILGLDTEGGQISGVRVRGADGQVQVLKADKYLLCMGSYSPMLVKDLGVDLLIYPAKGYSATLQIDDASKAPQVSLTDDEYKLVFSRLGDKLRIAGTAELNGYSTNLNHVRCQAITRRVMELFPGMADPEQAVYWTGLRPATPSNVPYIGVSKISNLYLNTGHGTLGWTHSCGSGRSIASIMNGKQPELDFAFTGISSKKGEALAVA, encoded by the coding sequence ATGAAAGCTATTGTTCTCGGTGCTGGTGTTACCGGCATTACTTCCGCCTGGTTTTTGAAAAAAGAAGGTTTCGACGTGACTGTGGTGGATCGTCAGCCTGCCGCAGGCATGGAAACTTCCTTTGCCAATGGTGGCCAAATTTCTGTGTCCCATGCTGAACCCTGGGCCAACCCGGGCGCACCCAAGAAAGTGCTGAAGTGGTTGATGAAAGAAGATGCGCCCCTGCTGTTCCGTTTGCGCGCCGATGCCCGCCAGTGGCGCTGGGGCATGCAGTTTTTGCGTGAATGCACCCCCGAGCGCACACGCCATAACATCATTCAAATGGTGAACCTAGGCACATTCAGCCGCAGCACCCTGCAAGAACTGCGCGCCGAGACTGGTATTCAGTACAACTGCCTCACCAAAGGCATTTTGCATTTCTACACCAACCAGCAAGAATTTGACGATGCACTGGAACCTGCTGAAATCATGCGCGAGTTTGGTTGCGACCGAAAAGTAATCAGCGCAGAAGAAGCAGTTCGCCTTGAACCCGCATTGGCCACTGTGAAAGACAAAATTGCTGGCGCCACCTTCACTGATGCAGATGAAAGCGGCGATGCACATGTGTTTACACAAAACCTGTCGAAGCTGTGCGCGGAAAAAGGCGTTGAATTCAAGTACGACACCGCCATTCTGGGCTTGGACACTGAAGGTGGCCAAATCAGCGGTGTGCGTGTGCGTGGCGCGGATGGTCAAGTACAAGTGCTGAAAGCTGACAAGTACCTGCTGTGCATGGGCAGCTACAGCCCAATGCTGGTAAAAGACCTGGGCGTGGACCTGCTGATTTACCCAGCCAAGGGTTACTCTGCAACCTTGCAAATTGACGATGCCAGCAAAGCCCCGCAAGTCAGTTTGACCGATGATGAATACAAACTGGTGTTCAGCCGCCTGGGTGACAAGCTGCGAATTGCAGGCACCGCTGAACTGAACGGTTACAGCACCAACCTGAACCATGTGCGTTGCCAGGCGATTACCCGCCGCGTCATGGAGCTGTTCCCCGGCATGGCCGACCCAGAGCAGGCTGTGTACTGGACTGGTTTGCGCCCCGCGACCCCTTCGAACGTGCCTTACATTGGTGTGTCCAAAATTTCAAACCTGTACCTGAACACAGGCCATGGCACTTTGGGTTGGACCCATTCTTGTGGTTCGGGCCGATCAATCGCGTCCATCATGAATGGCAAGCAGCCTGAACTGGATTTCGCATTTACTGGAATTTCTTCCAAGAAGGGCGAGGCCTTGGCCGTTGCCTAA
- a CDS encoding glutamine--tRNA ligase/YqeY domain fusion protein has product MSDSANKNTHAGADNAPASNFLRNIIDADLKKPEYQVRPWAGKPGGADVHDGAPADPANIRLRFPPEPNGYLHVGHAKAICVNFGLAKEYGGACHMRFDDTNPEKESEEFADSILDAVHWLGFRWENFGDDNLYYASDYFDFMYQAAEFLIQAGLAYVDEQNADDMRANRGTLTQAGVDSPFRNRPAAESLARFRAMRAGELPDGAAVLRAKIDMASPNMNMRDPAVYRIRRAFHHRTGDDWCIYPMYTFAHPIEDALERITHSFCTLEFEDQRPFYDWLLDNLASEHKTADGGVLKPLLSHPLPKQIEFARLNLSYVVTSKRKLQQLVTENKLNGWDDPRMPTIVGLRRRGYTPEAIQLFCARIGVSKSDSWIDYSVLEGALRDTLDPIAHRAVAVLDPIPLILDNVDDDWADMCTAPVHPHHPHWGVRQFTIGKRLWIEAEDFQENPEKKFFRLFPGNRVRLRYGYVIECTGCDKDESGKVTAVHAQVFLDSKSSTPGADNYKVKGNIHWVDAEDCLPATVRLYDRLFTEEHPDSGGKNFMDSLNPNSLTEVKAYLEAGLKDAWSGTVYQFERHGYFVPDLKDHTLENPVFNRATTLKDSWSK; this is encoded by the coding sequence ATGTCTGATTCTGCAAACAAAAATACCCATGCTGGGGCCGACAACGCCCCCGCCTCGAATTTCCTTCGCAACATCATTGATGCGGACTTGAAAAAGCCCGAGTATCAGGTACGCCCGTGGGCCGGCAAACCCGGTGGGGCCGATGTGCACGACGGTGCGCCCGCTGATCCCGCGAACATTCGCCTGCGTTTTCCGCCCGAGCCGAATGGCTACTTGCATGTGGGCCATGCCAAGGCCATTTGTGTGAATTTCGGTTTGGCCAAAGAATACGGTGGCGCGTGCCACATGCGCTTTGACGACACCAACCCAGAAAAAGAAAGCGAGGAATTCGCGGATTCCATTCTGGATGCCGTGCATTGGCTTGGCTTTCGCTGGGAAAACTTTGGTGACGACAACCTGTATTACGCCAGCGATTATTTCGACTTCATGTACCAAGCCGCTGAATTCCTGATTCAAGCGGGTTTGGCTTACGTTGATGAACAGAATGCAGATGACATGCGTGCCAATCGCGGCACCTTGACCCAAGCGGGTGTGGATTCCCCATTCCGCAATCGCCCAGCCGCTGAGAGCCTGGCCCGTTTTCGCGCCATGCGCGCGGGCGAACTGCCCGATGGCGCTGCGGTGCTGCGTGCCAAAATTGACATGGCCAGCCCCAATATGAACATGCGTGACCCGGCCGTTTACCGCATTCGCCGGGCATTTCACCACCGCACTGGCGATGACTGGTGCATTTACCCCATGTACACATTTGCGCATCCCATCGAAGATGCGCTGGAACGCATAACCCATTCATTTTGTACGCTTGAATTCGAAGACCAGCGCCCGTTCTACGACTGGCTTCTGGACAACTTAGCTTCTGAACACAAAACGGCGGATGGCGGTGTGTTAAAGCCCCTTCTAAGCCACCCCTTGCCCAAGCAGATTGAGTTCGCCCGTCTGAACCTAAGCTATGTGGTCACCAGCAAGCGCAAATTGCAGCAATTGGTAACTGAAAACAAACTCAATGGGTGGGACGACCCCCGCATGCCGACCATTGTGGGTTTGCGCCGTCGTGGCTACACACCTGAGGCAATTCAGTTGTTTTGTGCCCGCATTGGCGTGTCCAAATCCGATTCCTGGATTGATTATTCGGTGCTGGAAGGCGCTTTACGCGACACGCTTGACCCAATTGCCCACCGTGCGGTGGCGGTGCTCGACCCAATTCCATTGATCCTGGACAACGTGGACGACGATTGGGCCGACATGTGCACCGCGCCGGTTCACCCTCACCATCCGCATTGGGGCGTGCGTCAGTTCACAATCGGCAAGCGTCTGTGGATTGAGGCAGAAGACTTTCAGGAGAACCCGGAGAAAAAGTTTTTCCGCCTGTTTCCTGGCAACAGGGTTCGATTGCGTTATGGCTATGTGATTGAGTGTACCGGCTGCGACAAAGATGAAAGCGGCAAAGTGACTGCAGTGCATGCCCAGGTGTTTCTGGATAGCAAATCGAGTACGCCAGGTGCAGACAACTACAAGGTGAAAGGCAATATTCATTGGGTGGATGCAGAGGACTGCCTGCCTGCCACTGTGCGCCTTTACGATCGCCTGTTTACCGAAGAGCACCCCGACTCTGGTGGTAAAAACTTCATGGACAGCTTGAACCCCAATTCACTGACCGAAGTGAAGGCTTATCTGGAGGCAGGGCTGAAGGATGCCTGGTCTGGTACGGTGTACCAGTTCGAGCGCCACGGCTATTTTGTGCCTGATTTGAAGGACCATACTCTGGAAAACCCGGTGTTCAATCGGGCCACTACGCTGAAGGACAGTTGGAGTAAATAG
- a CDS encoding site-specific recombinase, with product MATNPNYNIRGALLTILNGMGPDTRHEADIAHLCHLMEWFREGAPGSDFEIERRFSMLVEALEQSNDLRVQVKGYLEQFLKESRYRYTFAELGILGNETFGQAMKNRIFQRLLPATVEDKTVRESLSLMFTKPDDHEWLESISVASWTRLFHVLEWLDPAMPLWKRIQHEMLEAMEMLAVRIAALGIDSEVVRCLGISERHTSPFVEQHLELRNMIGQAHEKLSNMEPLHDLGDHLDVLLDQCQGQIKKAYAQARVQGISVTLSMQLIRLEQSINRMRRLLQLLGALPTDNRVGTCVQFFCTLTKEENRKHSITDLWRGLTDKLALRITEHASQSGEKYATETRAEYWKMAKAAMGAGVIIALLSLFKAGISSWHLPPFWEAVFFSLNYGIGFVIIHLLGFTIATKQPAMTAARIAAAIDAANGRLSSADRVADLITQVARTQFISIWGNVLPAFATATVVAVGLTFLLGEPPVAVEKGEKMLLELNPLLSAALPHAAIAGVFLFLAGVIAGYYDNLSIYHRIPDRIRKVPWLRKRLGVVRANKLADYLSKNTGALAGNFFFGCMLGSAGFIGLILGLPIDIRHITFAAANMAYGIQAHEFMLSGFEVAIAAVGVFLIGMVNLGVSFSLAFFTALRARGVRRLESLSLAGRIFKRFFKSPGEFFYPPKEAGAAVSNAVSPAKTESK from the coding sequence ATGGCAACGAACCCAAACTACAATATTCGAGGTGCGCTGCTGACCATCCTGAACGGGATGGGTCCAGACACCAGGCATGAGGCGGACATTGCCCACCTGTGCCACCTCATGGAATGGTTTCGAGAAGGGGCTCCGGGCTCCGACTTCGAAATCGAGCGGCGATTTTCCATGCTGGTGGAGGCGCTTGAGCAGTCCAACGACCTGCGTGTGCAGGTCAAGGGTTACCTTGAACAATTCCTGAAAGAATCACGTTACCGGTATACCTTTGCCGAGCTCGGTATTCTGGGCAATGAAACATTTGGTCAGGCCATGAAAAACCGGATTTTTCAGCGCCTGTTGCCCGCCACGGTGGAAGACAAAACCGTGCGTGAATCGCTCAGCCTGATGTTCACCAAGCCGGATGACCATGAGTGGCTTGAGTCGATCAGTGTGGCAAGCTGGACTCGTCTGTTTCATGTGCTGGAATGGCTAGACCCCGCCATGCCTCTGTGGAAGCGCATTCAGCACGAAATGCTTGAGGCCATGGAAATGCTCGCGGTGCGAATCGCTGCCCTTGGCATTGATTCGGAAGTGGTTCGATGCCTGGGTATTTCAGAGCGGCATACTTCACCCTTTGTTGAGCAGCACCTGGAGTTGCGCAACATGATTGGGCAGGCCCATGAAAAGCTTAGCAATATGGAGCCACTGCACGATTTGGGCGACCACCTGGATGTGTTGTTGGACCAGTGTCAGGGCCAAATCAAGAAAGCCTATGCGCAGGCTCGCGTGCAAGGTATTTCAGTCACCTTGAGTATGCAGCTGATTCGATTGGAACAATCGATCAACCGCATGCGGCGATTGTTGCAACTGTTGGGTGCCTTGCCCACTGACAATCGGGTGGGGACTTGCGTGCAGTTTTTCTGCACCTTGACCAAAGAGGAAAACCGCAAGCATTCCATTACCGATTTGTGGCGTGGCTTGACTGACAAGCTGGCTTTGCGAATTACTGAACATGCCAGCCAGTCGGGTGAGAAGTACGCCACAGAAACCCGCGCCGAGTACTGGAAAATGGCCAAAGCGGCCATGGGCGCGGGCGTTATTATCGCGCTTCTTTCTTTGTTCAAAGCCGGCATTTCAAGTTGGCATTTGCCCCCATTTTGGGAGGCCGTATTTTTCAGCCTGAATTACGGCATTGGCTTTGTGATCATTCACCTGTTGGGTTTCACCATTGCCACCAAGCAGCCAGCCATGACAGCGGCGCGAATCGCCGCGGCGATTGATGCTGCCAACGGGCGCTTAAGCTCGGCCGACCGGGTGGCTGATTTGATTACCCAGGTTGCACGCACCCAATTCATCTCGATTTGGGGCAATGTGTTACCAGCATTTGCCACTGCCACCGTGGTGGCTGTGGGGCTTACGTTCTTGCTCGGAGAGCCGCCTGTCGCAGTCGAGAAGGGCGAAAAAATGTTGCTGGAGCTCAATCCCTTGTTGTCGGCAGCTTTGCCCCATGCGGCAATCGCCGGGGTTTTTCTGTTTTTGGCGGGTGTTATTGCGGGTTACTACGATAACCTGTCGATTTACCACCGTATTCCGGACAGAATTCGGAAGGTGCCCTGGTTGCGCAAGCGCTTGGGTGTGGTGCGTGCCAACAAACTGGCCGATTATTTGAGCAAAAACACAGGGGCCTTGGCAGGCAACTTCTTTTTCGGTTGCATGTTGGGTTCGGCAGGTTTTATAGGACTCATTCTTGGTTTGCCAATCGACATTCGGCACATTACCTTTGCCGCGGCAAACATGGCTTACGGAATTCAGGCCCATGAATTCATGTTGAGCGGGTTTGAGGTGGCGATTGCCGCCGTGGGTGTGTTCCTGATCGGTATGGTGAACCTGGGCGTCAGCTTTAGCCTGGCGTTTTTTACCGCCTTACGTGCACGTGGTGTTCGAAGATTGGAAAGCCTGTCTTTGGCGGGGCGTATTTTCAAGCGGTTTTTCAAGAGCCCTGGCGAGTTCTTCTATCCACCCAAAGAAGCGGGCGCAGCGGTCAGCAATGCCGTGAGCCCAGCCAAAACCGAGTCGAAGTAG
- a CDS encoding cob(I)yrinic acid a,c-diamide adenosyltransferase: protein MGNRLSSITTRTGDDGTTGLADGSRLAKNDLRVHAMGDVDELNSHIGLILTEALPERLATELTRIQHDLFDLGAALCMPGFDVFPPQAVARLEDLIKEFNEPLPRLEEFILPGGSKASAYTHIARTVCRRAERVLVDLNQQQQLPEDLLLYMNRLSDFLFVASRWIHHKKGVRDVQWKKGFNRPQE from the coding sequence ATGGGCAACAGACTCAGTTCAATCACCACCCGCACTGGCGACGATGGCACCACTGGCTTGGCCGATGGCAGCCGTTTGGCGAAAAACGATCTTCGTGTTCATGCCATGGGCGATGTCGATGAGTTGAACAGCCACATCGGCCTGATATTGACTGAAGCCTTGCCTGAGCGCCTGGCCACCGAACTCACCCGCATTCAGCACGACCTGTTTGATTTGGGCGCAGCCCTGTGCATGCCGGGTTTTGATGTGTTTCCACCCCAAGCAGTGGCGCGGCTGGAAGACTTGATCAAGGAGTTCAATGAACCCCTGCCGCGTCTGGAAGAATTTATTTTGCCTGGCGGCAGCAAGGCCTCTGCTTACACCCACATTGCGCGCACTGTTTGCCGCAGGGCGGAGCGGGTACTGGTGGACTTGAACCAGCAACAACAACTGCCAGAAGACTTGCTTTTGTACATGAATCGCCTGTCGGATTTCCTGTTTGTGGCTTCCCGCTGGATTCACCACAAAAAAGGCGTTCGCGATGTGCAATGGAAAAAAGGATTCAACCGCCCGCAAGAATAA